The Kribbella shirazensis genomic interval CCGGTGGAGGACCGTGTGTTCGAGCCCGGGCACGGGTTCCGGCCGAGCTTCGTCCAGCCGCACAGCTGTCACCGGGTCCGCATCGAGGACGTGCGGATCGTCAACGCCCCGATGTGGGTGGTGCATCCGGTCTTCTGCTCCGACGTCCTCGTGCGAGGTGTCACCATCGACTCGCTCGGGCCGAACAACGACGGCTGCAATCCGGACTCCTGCAAGGACGTGGTGATCACCGGCTGCTCGTTCGCGACCGGCGACGACTGCATCGCGATCAAGTCGGGCCGCGACCACGACGGGCGGCGGGTGGCGCGTCCGGCGCGCAACATCCTCGTCGAGTCCTGCCGCTTCACCGCCGGCCACGGTGCGCTGACGATCGGCAGCGAGGCGTCCGGGGGCGTCCAGAACGTCCATGCCCGCGACCTGCGCGTCACCGGAACCGTCGATCATGCGCTGCGCATCAAGACGAACTCCGAACGCGGCGGCGTGATCGAGAACATCACGGTCGAGGACGTGGCCGTCGACGCCGTCACCACCTCCGCCGTCCTGATCACGACACGGCATGCGGAGCCGGAGCAGTTCGGCGGACACGCTCCCGTCGTACGCGATGTCGCCGTCACCAATCTCTCGGTCCGGTCGGCGCCGCGGACCGTCGAGATCCACGACAGTCCGCAGGCACCGGTCCAGGACTTCCGGTTCACTTCCTCCGAAACTCTGTGAAGAGATCGACGGGGCCGAGCTGCCCCGGCTTGAGGAGAACGTCCAGGCTGCCGAATTCGGAGCTGGCGCGGCACAGGTGGACTCCGGGGGACACTGAGTGCACCAGCTCGAGTGCGGTGATGCCGAGGTGACCTAGCACCTGACCAGAGG includes:
- a CDS encoding glycosyl hydrolase family 28 protein, whose protein sequence is MTTDRLITDYGAEPGTDCSAAIAKAIDAGGRVVVPAGEFLTGPIRLRSNVELHVAAGATLRFHTDPAAFPIVRTRWQGIECFSHSPLIYAYDETNVAITGTGTLDGGASTDNWWRDTRPRSDWQRLLRMVEDDVPVEDRVFEPGHGFRPSFVQPHSCHRVRIEDVRIVNAPMWVVHPVFCSDVLVRGVTIDSLGPNNDGCNPDSCKDVVITGCSFATGDDCIAIKSGRDHDGRRVARPARNILVESCRFTAGHGALTIGSEASGGVQNVHARDLRVTGTVDHALRIKTNSERGGVIENITVEDVAVDAVTTSAVLITTRHAEPEQFGGHAPVVRDVAVTNLSVRSAPRTVEIHDSPQAPVQDFRFTSSETL